The following is a genomic window from Phaeodactylum tricornutum CCAP 1055/1 PHATR_bd_32x35 genomic scaffold, whole genome shotgun sequence.
CCCGCAGCCATGATTCGCATGACGAATTCGAAGACCAGGAAGACTACTCATACATGGCCACAGCCTTTCTCAGCGCCGTTCTCTGTCTGGGAACAACCTGGTTGGCCTTCTTCCTGAGGGATATTAAGTTTTCGCCCTACTTTCCCAACGATTCTTGGCGCACTCTCATCTCCGATTTTGCCGTGGTTGCCTCCATTCTGATCTGGACTTTGATTGCCAACGGGCTCTTCGACAATGTTGAAGTGGAGCGCCTCAATGTCCCGGATAGTATCACGCCGACTCAAATCTGCTGCACCGCCGATTGCATGACGTCGTTCCCCGATGACTGTCCCGATATTACACCGTACGGACGCCGTTCCTGGATTGTGGACCTTGGTGCCGTCAATGGAAAGTCTTGGATCCCTTTTTTTGCCGCCATTCCGGCTCTTTTGGCATTTATCCTTGTTTTCTTGGATGATGGTATTACCTGGCATTTGATCAATCACCCTAGCAATAAGCTTACTCACGGAGATGCTTACAACTGGGACACGGTCGTTATTGCTGCTATGATCGCCGTCAACTCGATGCTTGGTCTTCCCTGGTTGGTCGCCGCCACTGTCCGATCCCTCACCCACGTCAATGCTCTCGCCGAACGTAGTGAGAACGGCAAAATTATCAGTGTGCAAGAAACACGCTTGACGCATTTGGGTATTCACTTGCTTGTGCTCGCTGCTCTCTTTGCATTGGATGTGCTCAAGCTCATCCCTGTGCCAGTCTTATACGGAGTCTTCTTGTACATGGGAGTGGCCAGCTTGGCCACCAACCAGTTCTTCCAGCGCTTTCTGATGTTTTTCATGCAGCCCTCCAAATATCCGGATGAGCCGCACACCAAGTTCATGGCTCCAAAACGTATGCATCTATTCACAGGTATTCAGCTTGGACTTTTTGTGATCTTGACTGTCTTCCGATCCATCTCTGTGATTGCCATTGCCTTCCCGATCGTCATCAAGGCCTGCATTCCAGTCAGGATGTACATGTTACCACGTTACTTCACCGAAGAAGAGCTCATCATGATCGATACCGATGATAGTATCGTCGACGAGTATCTCAGTTACAAGGAGTTCAGGGGCGAGAAAATTCCGGTCCGTCACCGAGGCCAGCAAGAACCCGAGGAAGTGCCCATGGTCCGCATTACGGAGCACCCGAACTTACATGTTGCTGCAGATGACGGCAGCTCAGAAAATTCTGGCAACAAGGTTTGAAATCCATAAGAAAGCACAACGATTCAATAACATCAAATTTGTCCGTGCCAGTCTCGCAAGATCATGCCGCCCGTTCCAGTTCTAGAGAAACTAATTTTGCAGGTAATGAGAAACGTTTTATCCATATTCCCAAACACCTAGTGTCTCTTTGATCTTGTAGACTTTGACGCGCTTGAGTGTACAACGCAGACTTCATCCGCCTCAAATGAGATGTCAAGAATGACATTTCAATGAAAACAAATTGCAACGAGTTCAACCGCATTTTATTTGCTGATCTTACGGTTTCGTCCGTCACGCACGTTACGTTTCCATTCAGGCGGCAAATCGTTCCAGGGAATATCGTGTCCATCCTGACCACCCAGTAGCTCCCGATACGTTTCAACCGGGACTGCTTGGCGGAGCTGCCATAGGACACCACTGGAGACTTGCCCGCGTTTACAGGCTTCCCGAAAAACAGTAGGTGCGAAGCTACGATCCTTGACCAAAAGATTGGCACACGCTTTTAAGACAGTCCCAAACGTAAAGTGGTCAGGACCGTAGTCGCGAAGCACTTTATGATACAGTTTCTTGACGAGTTCTAGCACTCGTGGCGTGGATCTAGACGTTGCGCATGCGTTCAGTAAATTATTGAAGGTATAGCGATTTGGCAATACATCAttttctttcattttcaGAAATACCTTGTACGCTTTCAGCGCTTTGTCCTCTTCTTTCGATACAGCATATGCATGAATGAgagtcgaaaaagaaatagCGTTGGGCTTTAGCGACATATCTTGTGTCTTTTCAAAACGAATCAAAACTTCTTCCAATAACGCATAGGCTCGATCCACGCGTCCAGACTGACTCCAAGCGTCCATAGAGGTTGTGTAAGAACGCGCATTGGGTGAAATTCCGCGAGTTTGCATTTTGTCCAGCATAGCTTGTACCTGTTCACCGGCATCCGCGTTTCCCGACCGCGCTATCGCGTGCAACACGTTATTGTAAGAAATGACATCAGGTT
Proteins encoded in this region:
- a CDS encoding predicted protein, with the translated sequence MSPQAVNDGSVTSIDKKVRDEVRTIDFLHHEHEHQNNGWGRGIVKDFRKTIGTHWVNEMTNFNQKSIAVSFFIFFAAVAPAITFGAVYSKTTNDAIGAVEMLIATAWCGIVYALMGGQPIMINGGTGPVLAFSAVLVDIADNMDVNFLTLNAWTGLWVAGFLFIAAFVDLNRLLKHATRFTDEIFALLIASIFVIDALGSPFSDVGIYWYFTRSHDSHDEFEDQEDYSYMATAFLSAVLCLGTTWLAFFLRDIKFSPYFPNDSWRTLISDFAVVASILIWTLIANGLFDNVEVERLNVPDSITPTQICCTADCMTSFPDDCPDITPYGRRSWIVDLGAVNGKSWIPFFAAIPALLAFILVFLDDGITWHLINHPSNKLTHGDAYNWDTVVIAAMIAVNSMLGLPWLVAATVRSLTHVNALAERSENGKIISVQETRLTHLGIHLLVLAALFALDVLKLIPVPVLYGVFLYMGVASLATNQFFQRFLMFFMQPSKYPDEPHTKFMAPKRMHLFTGIQLGLFVILTVFRSISVIAIAFPIVIKACIPVRMYMLPRYFTEEELIMIDTDDSIVDEYLSYKEFRGEKIPVRHRGQQEPEEVPMVRITEHPNLHVAADDGSSENSGNKV